One stretch of Cohnella algarum DNA includes these proteins:
- a CDS encoding carbohydrate ABC transporter permease yields the protein MSLKMKGGIRHVLLTLFSLAMVYPVFWWVGASLKSNEELSSANLFPSKPLWSNFVDGWNAIPGYTFTDFYLNTFGLELAVLITTIFSCTLVAFGFARLDFPLKNFWFAILMLTLMLPAQVLIIPQYAMFHQFGWVNTYWPFIVPHLLASGAGGTFFVFLLIQFIRGVPRELDESAKIDGCSWFGIYWRIVMPLTKPAIVTVSIFCFLWNWDDFLGHLLYINSVEKYTVGLALKMINDAQSGMQWGQVLAMSLVSIVPATIVFAFAQKQLVEGVATTGIKG from the coding sequence ATGAGCTTGAAAATGAAGGGCGGCATCCGCCACGTCCTGCTGACCCTTTTCAGCCTCGCGATGGTGTATCCCGTCTTCTGGTGGGTCGGCGCTTCCCTGAAGTCCAACGAAGAGCTGTCCTCGGCCAACCTGTTTCCGTCCAAGCCGCTCTGGAGCAATTTCGTCGACGGCTGGAACGCCATTCCGGGCTATACGTTCACCGATTTTTATTTGAACACGTTCGGCCTGGAGCTGGCGGTGCTGATCACGACCATCTTCTCCTGCACGCTCGTGGCGTTCGGGTTCGCGAGGTTGGATTTTCCGTTAAAAAATTTCTGGTTCGCCATTTTGATGCTGACGCTCATGCTTCCCGCGCAGGTGCTCATTATTCCGCAGTACGCCATGTTCCATCAGTTCGGCTGGGTCAACACCTATTGGCCGTTCATCGTCCCGCACTTGCTCGCCTCGGGGGCGGGCGGCACCTTCTTCGTCTTTTTGCTCATCCAGTTTATTCGCGGCGTTCCCCGCGAGCTGGACGAATCGGCGAAAATCGACGGCTGCTCCTGGTTCGGCATCTACTGGCGGATCGTCATGCCGCTCACCAAACCGGCCATCGTCACGGTGTCGATCTTCTGCTTCCTCTGGAACTGGGATGACTTCCTCGGTCATTTGCTGTATATTAATTCAGTCGAGAAATACACGGTCGGCCTCGCGCTGAAAATGATCAACGACGCGCAATCCGGCATGCAGTGGGGCCAGGTTCTGGCCATGTCGCTCGTTTCGATCGTGCCGGCGACGATCGTGTTCGCCTTCGCGCAGAAGCAACTGGTCGAAGGCGTGGCGACGACGGGGATCAAAGGATAA
- a CDS encoding response regulator transcription factor — protein MWKIAIVDDDRQVLQGMKRAIPWEELNAEWAGEALNGQDGLEMIRAVRPDVVITDIYMPVMNGLDMIEHLRTEAFDGKVIILSGYSDFEYARQALRLNVSDYLSKPISIPTLKEVLAKAIAGLAEEEERRIKQDELEQRFRLYAPFVEKEWIKSVISGTLADMYLRDEALPPAYSCWRQAEHTVIGFDIVRDRRIGAASLSDLNLFRFAVRNIACEIAAERFGGFEYTELHGTHSALVVRSEAGSDRKLAERRLAEFGVKLIEAAGSYLKLKLRVGVGETKSDWRGISDSTEEAFRAIEWRRRPLVAGYEVYGAAEGPDGEKEIRRIRPVKFYQELASAIKSSRETLAHEIVDDFAGQLAGREETTPEYLKTLASEIWAILAYSLYEVGMVLDEMFPSEAVRREWAGFARPEQLTRWLKEKISAICGSRQWRGNGKHRQAVDFMIQYIHDNYAENITLADLADKVFISRNYLSHIFKSMTGDSFNTYLTRVRMEKAKELLMEHKMLVYEVAEKVGYQNVPYFSTLFKKYSGMNPTDLAKS, from the coding sequence ATGTGGAAAATCGCCATCGTCGACGACGACCGCCAGGTGCTGCAGGGCATGAAACGGGCCATTCCGTGGGAGGAGCTGAACGCGGAATGGGCGGGCGAGGCGCTGAACGGGCAGGACGGACTGGAGATGATCCGCGCCGTTCGCCCGGATGTCGTCATCACGGATATATACATGCCGGTGATGAACGGGCTGGACATGATCGAACATCTCCGGACCGAAGCCTTCGACGGCAAGGTCATCATTTTGAGCGGCTATTCCGATTTCGAGTATGCGCGGCAGGCGCTGCGGCTGAACGTCAGCGATTATTTGTCCAAGCCGATCAGCATTCCGACGCTGAAGGAAGTGCTCGCCAAGGCGATCGCGGGCCTTGCCGAAGAGGAGGAGCGCCGCATCAAGCAGGACGAGCTTGAGCAGCGGTTCAGGCTCTACGCGCCGTTCGTGGAAAAGGAATGGATCAAGTCGGTCATCTCGGGCACGCTCGCGGACATGTACTTGCGGGACGAGGCGCTGCCTCCCGCCTATTCCTGCTGGCGGCAGGCGGAGCATACGGTGATCGGCTTCGACATCGTGCGGGATCGCCGGATCGGGGCGGCATCCTTGTCCGATCTGAACCTGTTTCGCTTCGCGGTGCGCAACATCGCCTGCGAAATCGCGGCGGAGCGGTTCGGCGGGTTCGAATATACGGAGCTGCACGGGACCCACTCCGCGCTCGTGGTCCGCTCGGAAGCGGGTTCGGACCGGAAGCTTGCGGAAAGGCGGTTGGCCGAATTCGGCGTCAAGCTGATCGAAGCCGCGGGCAGCTATTTGAAGCTGAAGCTCCGCGTCGGCGTCGGGGAGACGAAAAGCGACTGGCGCGGCATTTCCGATTCCACGGAGGAGGCGTTCCGCGCGATCGAGTGGCGGAGGCGGCCGCTCGTCGCGGGCTACGAAGTGTACGGGGCGGCGGAAGGTCCGGACGGCGAGAAGGAGATTCGCCGGATTCGTCCGGTCAAATTTTATCAGGAGCTCGCGTCCGCGATCAAATCGAGCCGGGAAACGCTCGCGCACGAGATCGTCGACGACTTCGCCGGGCAACTGGCGGGGCGGGAGGAGACGACGCCGGAATATTTAAAGACGCTCGCAAGCGAAATTTGGGCGATTCTCGCTTACAGCTTGTACGAAGTCGGCATGGTGCTGGACGAGATGTTTCCGAGCGAAGCCGTGCGGCGGGAATGGGCCGGCTTTGCCCGTCCGGAGCAGCTGACGCGGTGGCTGAAAGAGAAAATTTCCGCGATTTGCGGCAGCCGCCAGTGGAGGGGCAACGGCAAGCATCGCCAGGCGGTCGATTTTATGATCCAGTACATTCACGACAACTACGCCGAAAATATCACCCTCGCGGACCTGGCGGACAAAGTGTTCATCTCGCGCAATTACTTGTCCCACATTTTCAAAAGCATGACGGGCGATTCGTTCAACACGTATTTGACCCGCGTCCGCATGGAAAAAGCCAAGGAACTGCTGATGGAGCACAAAATGCTCGTTTACGAGGTTGCGGAGAAGGTCGGCTATCAGAACGTTCCCTATTTCAGCACGCTGTTCAAAAAGTACAGCGGCATGAATCCGACGGACTTGGCGAAGTCGTAG
- a CDS encoding GntR family transcriptional regulator, whose translation MSFFDPTSAVSAKDFVYAKLKNQILNLELPPGTALSEKESASAFNVSRTPVRESFLRLAQEGLVQVLPQRGTFVSLIDPNQVEEARFMREQLEKAVIRLACDEFPAESLEALRSNLRKQLEGMERQDDMALFELDEAFHRTLFEGCGKLNTWIAIQQINAHLNRARLLRLVSAHQWSHVYEQHERMVRAIEAGDADAAAGTMQEHLLLSVKDQAALMEQFPHYFKQGG comes from the coding sequence ATGTCATTTTTCGACCCGACGTCGGCGGTTTCCGCAAAGGATTTCGTCTATGCGAAGCTGAAAAACCAGATTTTGAACCTGGAGCTGCCTCCCGGCACCGCGTTATCGGAAAAAGAATCGGCTTCGGCTTTTAACGTCAGTCGTACGCCCGTGCGCGAAAGTTTCCTGCGGCTTGCGCAGGAAGGGCTCGTTCAAGTGCTGCCCCAGCGGGGAACGTTCGTCTCCCTGATCGACCCGAATCAGGTCGAGGAGGCCCGCTTTATGCGGGAACAGCTGGAGAAGGCGGTCATTCGGCTTGCTTGCGACGAATTCCCGGCGGAATCGCTCGAGGCTCTGCGAAGCAACTTGCGCAAGCAGCTTGAAGGCATGGAGCGGCAGGACGACATGGCCCTGTTCGAGCTGGACGAAGCGTTTCACCGGACGCTGTTCGAGGGCTGCGGCAAGCTGAACACCTGGATCGCCATCCAGCAAATCAACGCCCATTTGAACCGCGCGCGCCTGCTTCGCCTCGTTTCCGCCCATCAATGGAGCCACGTGTACGAGCAGCACGAGCGGATGGTGCGGGCAATCGAGGCGGGCGACGCCGATGCGGCCGCCGGCACGATGCAGGAGCATTTGCTTCTCAGCGTCAAGGACCAGGCGGCGCTCATGGAGCAATTTCCGCACTATTTCAAACAAGGGGGATAA
- a CDS encoding carbohydrate ABC transporter permease — protein MSRTANATTASGSKPGRAAPKKRGRFWSRWETPGIGYLFISPWLIGFFLLTFYPMALSLYYSFTDYTLMKPIEWIGFRNYERIFTADDKFIQSVKVTFLYVLGSVPLKLIAALLVAMALAKAVKGISAYRIAIYFPSLIGGSIAVSMLWRNIFGVDGSFNSLLGALGIEGTGWISNPKTALWSLIVLTVWQFGSSMVIFLAGLKQIPRDLYEASSVDGANRFVQFFRITLPMLSPTLYFNFIMGVINGFQMFTSAYVITNGGPMNSTLVYAVYLYERAFSRYQLGYASALAWIMLVVIAVIAGLIAATSKYWVFYETDAGRRKRK, from the coding sequence ATGAGCCGTACCGCCAACGCAACGACCGCAAGCGGCAGCAAGCCCGGCCGCGCAGCCCCGAAGAAGCGCGGCCGCTTCTGGAGCCGATGGGAAACGCCGGGAATCGGCTATTTGTTCATTTCCCCGTGGCTGATCGGATTTTTCCTGCTCACGTTTTATCCGATGGCGCTGTCCTTGTACTACTCCTTTACCGACTATACGCTGATGAAACCGATCGAATGGATCGGCTTTCGCAATTACGAGCGGATTTTCACGGCCGACGACAAGTTCATTCAATCGGTCAAAGTGACCTTCCTTTACGTGCTCGGCTCCGTCCCGCTCAAGCTGATCGCGGCGCTGCTTGTCGCGATGGCTCTCGCCAAAGCGGTCAAAGGCATTTCCGCCTACCGCATCGCGATTTACTTTCCGTCGCTCATCGGCGGGAGCATCGCCGTATCGATGCTGTGGCGCAACATTTTCGGCGTGGACGGCTCGTTCAACAGCTTGCTGGGCGCGCTCGGGATCGAAGGAACCGGCTGGATCAGCAATCCGAAAACGGCGCTCTGGTCGCTGATCGTCCTGACCGTCTGGCAGTTCGGCTCCTCGATGGTCATTTTCCTGGCCGGCCTCAAGCAAATTCCCCGGGACCTGTACGAAGCTTCGAGCGTCGACGGGGCGAACCGGTTCGTGCAATTTTTCCGGATTACGCTGCCGATGCTGTCGCCGACGCTGTATTTCAACTTCATCATGGGCGTCATCAACGGCTTCCAAATGTTCACGTCGGCCTACGTCATCACGAACGGCGGACCGATGAATTCGACGCTCGTTTACGCCGTCTACCTGTACGAACGCGCCTTCAGCCGCTACCAGCTGGGCTACGCTTCGGCGCTTGCCTGGATCATGCTCGTCGTCATCGCCGTCATTGCAGGCTTGATCGCCGCGACTTCGAAATACTGGGTGTTTTACGAGACGGACGCCGGAAGGAGGAAACGCAAATGA
- the uxuA gene encoding mannonate dehydratase, whose translation MRMVFRWFGEGNDTVTLDQIRQIPGVEGIVWSLHDVPAGEEWPMDKILEMRDKAHAAGFHIEVVESVNVHEDIKLGRPGRDVYIENYKKTIEKLGQVGAKVICYNFMPVFDWLRTDLHKELEDGSTAMFYEKSRIDDIDPFEMAGKINANPEFTMPGWEPERLARLASLFEAYKNVSEEDLWSHLKYFLDEVVPVAARHGIKMAIHPDDPPWPVFGLPRIMTNQANLRRFLKLHDSPYSGITLCSGSLGSNPANDIVGMIHEFADRIPFAHIRNVRVYDNGDFIETSHRTQDGTVDIAGIVKAYRDVGFAGYARPDHGRHIWGEKCRPGYGLYDRALGIMYLWGLWDATRHSNPFEEGRGSDERTSEASVS comes from the coding sequence ATGAGAATGGTTTTTCGTTGGTTCGGAGAGGGCAACGATACCGTTACGCTGGACCAGATCAGGCAAATTCCCGGCGTCGAAGGCATCGTCTGGTCGCTGCACGACGTCCCGGCGGGCGAGGAATGGCCGATGGACAAAATATTGGAAATGCGCGATAAGGCGCATGCGGCCGGCTTCCACATCGAGGTCGTGGAAAGCGTCAACGTTCATGAGGACATCAAGCTGGGGCGGCCCGGCCGCGACGTTTATATCGAAAATTACAAGAAAACGATCGAAAAGCTCGGGCAGGTCGGCGCCAAAGTCATTTGCTATAACTTCATGCCCGTCTTCGACTGGCTGCGAACCGACCTGCACAAGGAATTGGAAGACGGCTCGACCGCGATGTTTTACGAAAAAAGCCGGATCGACGACATCGATCCGTTCGAGATGGCCGGCAAAATCAACGCCAATCCCGAGTTCACGATGCCCGGATGGGAGCCGGAGCGCCTGGCCCGGCTGGCGTCCCTGTTCGAAGCCTACAAGAACGTCTCCGAGGAAGACTTGTGGAGCCATCTGAAATACTTCCTGGACGAGGTCGTTCCCGTCGCGGCCAGGCACGGCATCAAGATGGCCATCCATCCGGACGATCCGCCGTGGCCGGTGTTCGGGCTGCCGCGGATCATGACGAACCAAGCCAATCTTCGCCGCTTCCTGAAGCTGCACGACAGCCCTTATAGCGGCATTACGCTTTGCAGCGGCTCGCTCGGCTCGAATCCGGCGAACGACATCGTCGGGATGATCCATGAATTCGCGGACCGCATCCCGTTCGCGCATATCCGCAACGTCCGCGTGTACGATAACGGCGACTTCATTGAAACGTCGCACCGCACGCAGGACGGCACGGTCGACATTGCCGGCATCGTCAAAGCCTATCGCGACGTCGGCTTTGCCGGTTACGCGCGTCCCGATCACGGCCGCCATATTTGGGGAGAGAAGTGCCGCCCCGGTTACGGCCTGTACGATCGCGCGCTTGGCATCATGTACTTGTGGGGCCTTTGGGACGCGACCCGTCATTCTAACCCATTCGAGGAAGGAAGGGGATCCGATGAGCGGACTTCCGAAGCATCCGTCTCTTGA
- a CDS encoding alpha-glucuronidase family glycosyl hydrolase — translation MEHAAKAPKPAGYEAWLAHPPIAGSERTKRIVSRTGTIDAPERELCVATAAAELEEGIARLTGTRPARGTPRDDARGIAIGTFAGNAAARELFSAEEQAAVAEEGYRIRANGRTIAIAGTTARGALYGAFHFLRLLRAGADLETLDIAENPANGIRMINQWDNIDGSIERGYAGGSIFYRNDDIADDLSRVRDYARLLASVGLNAIAINNVNVHKYETMFLTERFLPKIARIAETFRAYGIRTCLSVNFAAPIEVGGLSTADPLEPSVQAWWKEKAADIYRHIPDFGGFLVKADSENRPGPFTYGRDHADGANLLADALRPFGGLVFWRCFVYDCKQDWRDRKTDRARAAYDHFTPLDGRFADNVILQVKNGPMDFQVREPVSPLFGAMPNTNMAIEFQITQEYTGQQRHLCYLVPQWKEALDFETYARGEGSAVKRIADGSLFGRPHGGFAAVSNIGDDPNWTGHPLAQANLYGYGRLAWNPDLSSEAIADEWIGLTFGDDERVLQAVRGMLLDSWSIYESYTAPLGVGWMVTPHFHYGPDPDGYEYSMWGTYHFADCKGIGVDRTKATGTGYAAQYKGANFERFESLADTPDDLLLFFHHVPYTHVLRSGKTVIQHIYDSRFEGAERAEELVRRWRALEGLIDEGIFAQAESRFREQAKHAKEWRDVLNTYFFRKSGIPDARGRTIY, via the coding sequence ATGGAACATGCAGCAAAAGCCCCGAAGCCGGCCGGATACGAAGCCTGGCTGGCCCATCCGCCGATCGCCGGCTCCGAGCGGACGAAGCGGATCGTTTCCCGGACGGGGACGATCGACGCTCCCGAGCGGGAGCTTTGCGTGGCGACCGCAGCGGCGGAGCTGGAGGAAGGAATCGCCAGGCTGACCGGAACGCGGCCGGCAAGAGGAACTCCGCGGGACGACGCGCGCGGCATCGCGATCGGAACGTTCGCGGGCAACGCGGCCGCGAGGGAGCTGTTCAGCGCGGAAGAACAAGCCGCCGTCGCCGAGGAAGGGTACCGCATCCGCGCGAACGGCCGGACGATCGCGATCGCCGGGACGACGGCCCGCGGCGCGCTGTACGGAGCGTTTCATTTCCTCCGGCTGCTGCGGGCGGGAGCGGACCTGGAAACGCTTGACATCGCCGAAAATCCCGCCAACGGAATCCGGATGATCAACCAATGGGACAACATCGACGGGAGCATCGAGCGCGGCTATGCCGGCGGCTCGATATTTTACCGGAACGACGACATCGCGGACGACCTGTCCCGCGTTCGCGACTATGCGCGGCTGCTCGCTTCCGTCGGGCTGAACGCCATCGCGATCAATAATGTGAACGTTCACAAATACGAAACGATGTTTTTGACGGAGCGGTTTTTGCCGAAAATCGCCCGCATTGCCGAGACGTTCCGCGCCTACGGCATCCGCACGTGCCTCAGCGTCAACTTCGCGGCGCCGATCGAAGTCGGCGGGCTCTCGACGGCGGACCCGCTGGAGCCGTCCGTGCAGGCGTGGTGGAAGGAGAAGGCCGCGGATATTTACCGCCATATCCCCGATTTCGGCGGCTTTCTCGTGAAGGCCGACTCGGAAAACCGGCCGGGACCGTTCACGTACGGCCGCGATCACGCGGACGGAGCCAACCTGCTGGCGGACGCCCTGCGGCCGTTCGGCGGGCTCGTCTTCTGGCGCTGCTTCGTTTACGACTGCAAGCAGGACTGGCGCGACCGGAAAACCGACCGCGCCCGCGCCGCCTACGACCATTTCACCCCGCTGGACGGAAGGTTCGCGGACAACGTCATCCTTCAGGTGAAAAACGGGCCGATGGACTTTCAGGTGCGGGAGCCGGTATCGCCGCTGTTCGGCGCAATGCCGAACACGAACATGGCAATCGAGTTCCAGATTACCCAGGAGTACACCGGCCAGCAGCGCCATCTGTGCTATCTCGTGCCGCAATGGAAGGAAGCGCTCGATTTCGAGACGTACGCCCGCGGCGAAGGCTCCGCGGTCAAACGGATCGCGGACGGCTCCCTGTTCGGCAGGCCGCACGGGGGCTTCGCGGCCGTTTCCAACATCGGCGACGATCCGAACTGGACGGGCCACCCGCTGGCGCAGGCGAATCTGTACGGCTACGGGCGATTGGCCTGGAACCCCGATCTTTCGTCGGAGGCGATCGCGGACGAATGGATCGGCCTGACGTTCGGCGACGACGAACGGGTGCTTCAAGCCGTCCGGGGCATGCTGCTCGATTCGTGGAGCATCTACGAATCGTACACCGCGCCGCTCGGCGTCGGCTGGATGGTGACCCCGCATTTCCATTACGGGCCGGACCCGGACGGCTACGAATATTCGATGTGGGGCACGTATCACTTCGCGGACTGCAAGGGCATCGGCGTCGACCGGACGAAGGCGACCGGAACGGGGTACGCGGCGCAGTACAAGGGAGCCAATTTCGAGCGGTTCGAGTCGCTCGCCGATACGCCCGACGACCTGCTGCTGTTTTTCCACCACGTGCCTTATACGCACGTCCTTCGTTCGGGCAAAACCGTCATCCAGCACATTTACGATAGCCGGTTCGAGGGAGCGGAACGGGCGGAGGAGCTCGTTCGGCGGTGGAGAGCGCTGGAAGGGCTCATCGACGAAGGCATCTTCGCGCAAGCGGAAAGCCGGTTCCGGGAGCAGGCCAAGCACGCGAAGGAGTGGCGCGACGTGCTGAACACGTACTTTTTCCGCAAAAGCGGCATTCCCGACGCCCGCGGCCGCACCATTTACTAA
- a CDS encoding ABC transporter substrate-binding protein, with protein sequence MVFWKRLAGVSTSLVLAAALAACGAGGNNNNGGEAASSPSGTSSSDSGSSGEQVKLRIMWWGSQQRHEATLDALELYTQQNPNVTFEPEYSGMDGYLDKLSTQAAAKNAPDIFQIDPGWVADWASRGSLADLTDGVDLSEVDEKLANGGKFDGKQYAIPLGSTAYGMIYDKAALEKLGLTAPENGWTWDDFFALAKESKSKLASGQYFTKDYAGDYFAFSAYHYAQGKGLLVTEDGKFNIDEATFLDWTKKFQELRELGVVPPADVNASDKEFDPTGDLMVKGTILFRLGFSANFVSWDSLKADAYAMVTMPRGAEAGGWLKPSLFFGVSENSQHAEEAAKFLDWFTNSPDAVKILGTTRGNPVNNKVSAELLSTFSEADQVGIELYNATLPDGQQWVAGASGWTNWIDKDWALIRDELSFGKKSPEEAFASLKSTAQEYES encoded by the coding sequence ATGGTATTTTGGAAGCGCTTAGCCGGCGTCTCGACGTCGCTCGTCCTGGCGGCCGCCCTCGCGGCTTGCGGAGCGGGCGGGAACAATAACAACGGCGGCGAAGCCGCGAGCTCGCCTTCCGGCACGTCTTCGTCCGATAGCGGAAGCTCCGGCGAGCAGGTCAAGCTCCGCATCATGTGGTGGGGCTCCCAGCAGCGGCACGAAGCGACGCTCGACGCCCTGGAGCTGTATACGCAGCAGAATCCGAACGTCACGTTCGAGCCGGAATATTCCGGAATGGACGGCTATTTGGACAAGCTGTCCACGCAGGCCGCCGCGAAAAACGCTCCCGATATTTTTCAAATCGATCCGGGCTGGGTGGCGGACTGGGCTTCCCGCGGCTCGCTCGCGGACCTGACGGACGGCGTCGATTTGTCCGAAGTGGACGAGAAGCTGGCGAACGGAGGAAAATTCGACGGCAAGCAATACGCGATACCGCTCGGCTCCACCGCCTACGGGATGATTTACGATAAAGCCGCGCTTGAAAAGCTCGGCCTAACGGCTCCGGAGAACGGCTGGACGTGGGACGACTTCTTCGCTCTCGCGAAGGAATCCAAATCGAAGCTCGCTTCCGGCCAATACTTCACGAAGGACTACGCCGGCGACTATTTCGCGTTCAGCGCGTACCATTACGCCCAAGGCAAAGGCTTGCTCGTGACCGAGGACGGCAAGTTCAACATCGACGAGGCGACGTTCCTCGACTGGACGAAAAAATTCCAGGAGCTGCGCGAGCTCGGCGTCGTGCCTCCGGCCGACGTGAACGCTTCCGACAAGGAGTTCGATCCGACCGGCGATCTGATGGTCAAAGGAACGATCCTGTTCCGTCTCGGCTTCTCCGCCAACTTCGTCTCCTGGGACAGCCTGAAGGCCGACGCTTACGCGATGGTGACGATGCCCCGCGGCGCGGAAGCGGGCGGATGGCTCAAGCCGTCGCTGTTCTTCGGCGTATCCGAGAACTCTCAGCATGCCGAAGAAGCGGCGAAGTTCCTCGACTGGTTCACGAACAGCCCGGACGCGGTCAAAATTTTGGGCACGACCCGGGGCAATCCGGTCAACAACAAAGTGTCGGCGGAGCTGCTCTCGACGTTCAGCGAGGCCGACCAGGTCGGCATCGAGCTGTACAACGCGACGCTTCCGGACGGCCAGCAATGGGTCGCCGGCGCCAGCGGCTGGACGAACTGGATCGACAAGGACTGGGCGCTCATCCGCGACGAGCTGAGCTTCGGCAAGAAATCGCCGGAAGAGGCGTTCGCATCCTTGAAGAGCACGGCCCAGGAATACGAAAGCTAA
- a CDS encoding sensor histidine kinase has protein sequence MINPFKRYRIDYLFFGSFAALIVIILGCTIWTTYVLSSKEMAKATSANQQKLLDQLNGEISSSLATLEQISLSTSRDNTLVDFLRGDVSGDTFARLQKYKEVQQSLANLTYSIPLIQGIDLYMENPFRSESNSYIQFRDLEGAASQSWHEAMRQNDFFWAGKQTIQTFQGRAEVISFVRTIVYNDRRLGYLVLHAKAKTLEEMLLGSSPDGNRMMLDASGQPLIAIGKVPDEPTWSSWKSRLNDSSGLLRLHWDREGEMLVVYSKLRQSNWMMVEITPWSSVTEGSLRLAQTIGLIGAGAILLALLLALSLSRQFVWPISKLVSAMNRYTVTGKKEELPEDYRNEFGYLFSGYRKQTERIEELYESLEIRHEQLRKAEIESLQANINPHFLYNTLDQLNWMAIESGQAEMSRILELMGRMFRIGLSNGESFITVADELEHIGYYLEIQRLRLGEGLSYRIEADEGTRKLYMPKMVLQPFVENAVVHGFHASGEGTIGIRIRPSGERLRIEIEDNGIGLRGDPDALKKRKTGGYGVRNVRERIRTHFGDSYGAELSNRPEGGTKAVVELPLLRERPGPAVRKQDRIIL, from the coding sequence ATGATCAATCCATTCAAGCGGTACCGCATCGATTATTTGTTTTTCGGCAGCTTCGCGGCGCTGATCGTCATTATCCTCGGCTGCACGATCTGGACGACCTACGTTCTGTCGTCCAAGGAAATGGCGAAAGCGACCTCCGCCAACCAGCAGAAGCTGCTCGACCAGCTGAACGGCGAAATCTCGTCGAGCCTGGCCACGCTGGAGCAAATTTCGCTGTCGACCTCCAGGGACAACACGCTGGTCGACTTTCTGCGCGGGGACGTTTCCGGGGATACGTTCGCGAGGCTGCAGAAATATAAGGAAGTTCAGCAATCGCTGGCCAATTTGACGTATTCGATCCCGCTCATTCAAGGCATCGACCTGTATATGGAAAATCCGTTTCGGTCGGAGTCCAACAGCTACATCCAGTTCCGCGATCTCGAAGGCGCCGCGTCCCAAAGCTGGCACGAGGCGATGCGGCAGAACGATTTTTTCTGGGCGGGCAAGCAAACGATCCAGACCTTTCAGGGACGGGCGGAAGTGATCAGCTTCGTAAGGACGATCGTCTACAACGACCGCCGTCTGGGCTATCTCGTTCTCCACGCCAAAGCGAAAACGCTGGAAGAAATGCTGCTCGGCTCATCCCCGGACGGCAACCGGATGATGCTCGACGCCTCGGGACAGCCGCTCATCGCCATCGGCAAGGTGCCGGACGAGCCGACCTGGTCTTCCTGGAAAAGCCGGCTGAACGACAGCTCCGGCTTGCTGCGGCTTCACTGGGACCGGGAAGGGGAGATGCTCGTCGTCTACTCCAAGCTGAGGCAGTCGAACTGGATGATGGTCGAAATTACGCCCTGGTCGTCCGTCACGGAAGGGAGCCTTCGCCTGGCCCAGACGATCGGCTTGATCGGCGCCGGCGCGATCCTGCTGGCGCTGCTGCTCGCGCTATCGCTCAGCAGGCAGTTCGTTTGGCCGATTTCGAAGCTGGTGTCCGCCATGAACCGGTATACGGTCACGGGCAAAAAGGAGGAGCTTCCCGAAGATTACCGCAATGAATTCGGGTATTTGTTTTCGGGGTACCGCAAGCAGACGGAGCGGATCGAGGAGCTGTACGAATCGCTCGAAATCCGCCACGAGCAGCTGCGCAAAGCCGAGATCGAATCGCTTCAGGCGAATATCAATCCGCACTTCCTCTACAACACGCTCGATCAGTTGAACTGGATGGCGATCGAAAGCGGGCAGGCGGAGATGAGCCGGATACTCGAATTAATGGGCCGAATGTTCCGCATCGGCCTCTCCAACGGGGAAAGTTTCATTACGGTAGCGGACGAGCTGGAGCATATCGGCTATTATCTGGAAATCCAGCGGCTTCGGTTGGGCGAGGGGCTGAGCTACCGAATCGAAGCGGACGAGGGGACGCGCAAGCTCTACATGCCCAAAATGGTGCTCCAGCCGTTCGTGGAAAACGCGGTCGTCCACGGCTTTCATGCCAGCGGCGAAGGCACGATCGGGATACGCATCCGGCCGTCCGGGGAGCGCTTGCGGATCGAAATCGAAGATAACGGCATCGGTCTTCGAGGGGATCCGGACGCGTTGAAGAAGCGAAAAACCGGCGGCTACGGCGTTCGCAACGTCCGGGAGCGGATTCGGACGCATTTCGGCGATTCGTACGGAGCCGAGCTGTCGAACCGTCCGGAGGGCGGGACGAAAGCGGTCGTCGAGCTGCCTCTTTTGCGGGAGAGGCCGGGGCCGGCGGTCCGGAAACAAGATCGGATTATTTTATAA